The following proteins are encoded in a genomic region of Chaetodon auriga isolate fChaAug3 chromosome 8, fChaAug3.hap1, whole genome shotgun sequence:
- the fkbp14 gene encoding peptidyl-prolyl cis-trans isomerase FKBP14, which produces MILLCVCSILPSLFAFVSGGKLPEPEVKIEILHKPLLCYRKSKYGDMLLVHYDGFLESNGTIFHSSRKDGDKNPVWFTLGHKEVLRGWDKGLQNMCTGERRKVTIPPSLAYGKEGKGKIPPSSTLIFDIELMDIQNGPRSHESFQEMDLNDDWKLSRQEVREYLRKEFVKHGYSPNDTDHEAMVDDIFKNEDEDKDGFISAREFIYQHDEL; this is translated from the exons ATGattcttttatgtgtttgttcGATATTGCCCTCACTGTTTGCGTTTGTCAGTGGGGGGAAACTACCCGAGCCAGAAGTGAAAATTGAAATTTTACATAAACCTCTCTTGTGTTACCGTAAATCCAAATACGGAGACATGCTTCTTGTGCATTACGACGGATTCTTGGAGAGTAATGGTACCATCTTTCATTCCAG CCGCAAAGATGGGGACAAAAATCCAGTATGGTTCACTCTTGGGCACAAAGAGGTGCTCAGAGGTTGGGATAAGGGTCTTCAGAACATGTGCACAGGAGAGCGCAGGAAAGTgaccatccctccatctctggcCTATGGCAAGGAAGGAAAAG gCAAGATCCCTCCGAGCAGTACCCTCATTTTTGACATCGAGCTCATGGACATCCAAAATGGTCCCAGGTCACACGAGTCCTTCCAAGAGATGGATCTCAATGATGACTGGAAGCTGTCCAGGCAGGAG GTGAGAGAGTACCTGAGGAAAGAATTTGTGAAACATGGATACTCACCGAATGACACAGATCATGAAGCGATGGTCGATGACATCTTCAAAAATGAGGATGAAGACAAAGATGGTTTTATATCTGCGAGGGAATTCATCTACCAGCACGACGAGCTCTAA